The genomic window GCTTCGAAGATCTAGTCATAAGTTGTAGAACTGTTCTGTAATTTGGAGTACTATGATGATCTTTTGTGATTGCCAGGGACATGATGATGCCTTTCTTGAGATAGAGAAAAATGAAACAAGTTTGCGAGGATGATATCATGCTGCTACTTACTCTATTTCAGTGTTTTCGACTTTTGTTACCTAGAAGCTTCTGACGGTTCAAACGGAAACTCTTAGTTACCATGTTTGATCATACTATGGAATCTGTTGATCTCAGAACAGCCAGAGAATGTGACGCTATTTGGAAAGAACAGTGGTGCGTTATTTGGGATCATTTCACACATCAGCCGTGTTAATTAGTTAGGCTGGGTTATAAACTTTGAGCCTGAATTGCTTGTTGAAGCACACTGTCATAAGTGTGTGAATTATGAAGTCTCAGAAGCAGTCTTGTAAGCTATTGCTCCATACAAATATGGTATGACTTATCTCACAGTAGCCTTTTTTTGGCTTCTCAGTTCCTGTACTGCCCACATGGACAGATTAAGTTCTTTTTCTGGCTTCAGTTAGTACAGCAACACCTAAGCATCCCAATTGTAGCTGCAGTGTATAAATGATGCTACCACAACAAAGGAATGTCGACGAGGACAGCAATGGAAGTGCTTTCTATAGTGACACTGTTTCTGCATAACCAGTTTTTATTAACGAATACAGCGATTGGTATTTCTGCACTGCTCATTACTGCAAAAAAAATGTCACATACCTCTAGATGTCAGCTGCGATACTGTATAAACTTCAGTACTGTTCTACGACGGGAGATGTGCCAGATGCAAACAGAAGAGGAGTAAAATCAAATCGAATGAAGAACGGAGGAGTTTGCACTCTGCAGGGCTTGTGTTGGAACTGATGCTCTTATCTTGGTGCAGGATTTCCGAAGACGTATGCTATTGTCCCTCTTTGATTGGCATTGGTAAGCTGCACCTTGATCACCTCGGAATCTCCCAAAAAGTTGTGGCTCAAGAACAGCCAGGCGAAGGTGATAAGCTCCCCTCCTCTGGCCAAGTGTGCCGCGTGCAGCTCTGGCCGGGACTTGGTGGCCGCATAGATGAGCAGCTTCGTCCATATGTCGACCAATTCCTGCAGTGTTTCCATGCTTGGCTCGATGTTGAAGAAACCTTCCGAATCCTGCTGCTCATCAATAAGATGTGGAAACAAGTGTGCCATTTTCTCCAGCGTATATAAGGCGCTCTCATTAAGCGGCAACAGCAAAGGGTGGGTAACCAAAAGGTATGCCATGTAGTTGGATAGTTTCCGGCATACTTCCACCAAGACACTGCAGCTGGTACCTGTGTCTGTCTCCATGTCCGAAGGAGGATGAAGAGGATATTTTCTCAGGTGTGCCTCTGTGATAAAATGCACTAAAGCAACCTTCCCACCAAAATCTTCACGAATATCTTGTAGCTCTTGCACTATGCCGCCAAGTTTTGGCCACTGCCGGGGATCTCTGTTGATTTCAGCATCGAAGTCGGTGATTCCCTTCACAACACACTCCATCGTCTCCTTATCTGCCTCCACGTGCTCGGTGTCTAACAACCTGCTCATCCAGAACAACATTTTATCCTCTTTGACACCAACCAAATTCACCAAGCTTTTGATCACTGTGGTCATTGCTCGTCGACTGTATGACCTTGGCTGGTCGCTGCCTGCATCCAACCACCTGTGGAAGTTGTACTGCCCAATTGAGTTTAGATATGGCTTCCTCTCTGGCCATCCAATGCCACTGCACAGGAGAAACCAGGACAACTTTGCAAGCATGCTGCACCTTCGCATCTTCAACCACGCCCAGGACCATGGTGACATTATCAAAGTAAACATGGCACATACTTCCAACGAAAAGCATCCTACGAAGAGCGACCAGGTGATTGCAATGTCGGCTCTATTGTACCTCCGTTTGTCGCTCGTGAGGAAGAGCACAAAGGCAACCAGAACAGACACCTGAGAGATGCATCGCAATATGATGCCACTCCTTGTTCTGAGGACACAGGACTTAGTATACAGATCATCGTACATCATGCCAAGCTCGAGCCTCATCCGCTTCACCCAATTGCTTGGGGCTTCTTGGATAATGTTACCGCTATCACCTGATCGTGCTGTAAAGATTCGAAAGACACGTGGCATACGATGCAGGACAGCACAAACAATTTGAGAATAGGGATCCTCGGCAACCTCACTCGGCACCTGTTGCTTGTACTGTTCTCCAGTGGAACCCTCGAGGGTTTCAAAGCTCCCACACTTGAGAGACCATACCCTTTCTCCATACTTGATAATTCCAGCAGCAAACACAAAGATATCTGAAACTAGAAGCTCCACGCCATGTTTGTGAATGGACTTCCAGAAAACATATAAAGCTAGGACAACTTGCATAAACAGAGTCAGTAAATGCCTCAACCACAACTTGTTGTCCTCCATGGCGAGAGCAGTAATGGTGTCCTGCCCACCAAGATGGATGAGAAGAAATGGTGCCCAGAAGAAAGATAGTCCAGCGGTCACATCCTCATGGCGTGAGAGGTAGCCCAGGGTGTAAACTGCCACCAAGTCCGCGCCCAGATAAGCTATCCAAGTGAAGAACCTGAGAAACGAGTTGACGCTACGCCGCCGAAGGCTGCCGGCGAAGAAGAGGAACATCTGTAGCATGAAGCTAAGGAGCACAAGCACCTGGATTTCCCACTCGTAATATAGTTTCATGATACTCCCCATCTAGATTTCCTGTGCCTCGGACCACGTACCTGTTGGACAGAATAgtttcatcatattttcctttttTGCTGAAGCAATCAGGAGCTTTTAGTATGACACACATATGCTACTGCTACCACTTGAAAATACGTAGATATTATGTCATTTTAGTTTTGCAAGTGTAAATTCAGAAACACAACAAAAAATAAATTACCACTTCCAGTCAATGTGGGGAAGTAGAAATCCGTACTTCAATCTTAATTTGTATACAACACATAAAAGGGAAATGCAAATTAGGGATTCGCAATACACAGTTTTCTCAAAGAAGAAAAGAATCGAACGAAAAATGAAAAACTATCAGCGACCACAAATATGGGCACGGACTCAAGGCGGCGGCGCGCCCATAAGGAAGCAGAGCACGGCGAGATGGCAGCGCCGTTTTTCACCTCCGGTGTTTGGTCGTTTAATTCGAGCACGCAAGGCTGGGTCGAACCAGACCAGGGGAAACGACCGACCCGAGGGCAAAATCGTCCTAAAAGAAATGACGCGTGGGCCCAGACTTGGAAAAGGAGGAAAAAAGTTAAGCATGCTCCTATTAATTGAGCCAAATTGACACATGTGTGTTTTCCATACTAATAATTTCATGTATCGTCGTCGTCTATATAGATACGTATGTAgtgcatattgaaatctctaaaaaaaacttgtattaagaaatggagggagtactcgcATTCCCTGCTTGTAGGAGGGGAGGGGCAAGTAATAAACAAGCAAAAAGCAGGCTGTCCTGCGATGCATTTCTTGCAGCAAGAACAAGAGTCTTCGGGCCAGGAACGAGAGCCGAGATTTCTTGACGCGCTTGTTCCTCTACCCGTTCTAAAGAGAAAAAAGGTAACTTGCTCCTCTGACCGAAAGCAGAAGCAGAGTGGATCTTGGGGAGGAGCAGAGAAAATGATGAGTCGGGCGAGGCCTAACCTGAAGAGCGGATCGGTCCGGCTGGAGCTCAATGGCGGCGGCCGCTGGTCCGGGGCGAGTGCGGAACGGGAGCTCAAGCTGGCTGTCTCTTCCAGGATGCCAGATCTAGTCCGGAGGGGGGATGTATTCTCACAGTGGAAGGCGTCTTGCAAAAGCGGAAACGGATTTTCAAGCCTGGGACCGGTTACGTATGCAAACGGAGCCGCCCCATTGCTTTGCTTGGAGCCTTGGACATGGTGCCGGCCTAGAATGGTCCAGCAACCACTGGCCTCAAATTTTATTGGGTAACACGGTCCGACCATTTAAATGCTAGGTCAGCACTagaatctctatctctactactattaaacaagcaacATACTCATCGCTAAGTGCACTCAACCTAAGCTACACATAACAGCACAAATCAATTACAGCCTCACGATTAGCATCATTTAATTTGATCAAACCGTTAGGATTACACTAACCCTCAGCCAAAACTGTGTTTAGCATTTTTCAAGGGCAGACGAAAACTCTGCTATCCCACGCCCGCTATTGCTACAACACGCGCGGCATGAAAATAGAAAACTGATCGCAATCAGATTCCATTAATCTTGTTGCGTTACTTCTCACAGCAATTACCCCACGACCCCTGCCGCACGAGACGCAATCTACTCTTCTTCTTCAACATGGACGAGCCCCCTCCCATCTAAAGCAAACCACAATAAGATTGTAGGCGGCGAGGGCGCGGCCAAGTGGCATCGGATGTTGCTGCCGGCAATGCACCTCGGTGAGACGATGCTAGAGATAGGTTAGGCCAGTCAGTTCGCCGATACATCATGGCGCGAAGGCCGATCCACCCATGGCCCCGAAGCCCATCGCGAGGACTAGGAAGGACACCGCTGAACAGATGTCGTTCCGGTACCATCGTGCCAAGGAGAAGCAGAGCCGGCGGGGCACAGCGGGAGCCGAGGACGCCATGCCGACGTCATGTGGGCACGTCCGGTCCCATTTACAGTTCAAGCCCACCTACCCCCGCTAGCCGCCCATTGGTGCCGTGGGCCAAGAAGACGCTTACTGGGCCTAATCACACACTATgttgcatgtgggcctactgggccttctgtgggcctgaatcctggcccatggttgggtttctagtcgtattcagactgtagtggcccagtaggtggcattttttttgctttatttattttattttgtttctacttattgttgctatttttaattattttattaaagtttatttattttactttattaaagtttatttggtttctatttatttattaaagtttattttgtttctatttatttattaaagtttttttatttctacttatttattttctttccttttttacctttttatttattttatgaaaattctttttttttgctttacttactttattttgtttctacttactgttgctatttttatttattttattaaagtttatgtattttactttattaaagtttattttgtttttacttatttattaaagtttattttgtttcaacttatttattaaagtttattttgtttctattttatttttcttttcttttttgcttttatttacttattttatgaaaattcttttttgctttatttattttattttttttctacttactgttgctatttttatttattttattaaagtttatttattttactttattaaagtttattttgtttctacttgtttattaaagtttattttgtttcttatttattttattttgttcctacttatttaggcatctcattggtcccggttcgtggcataaaccggggctaaagggcagcctttggtcccggttggagccaccaactgggaccaatggtggcgggccaggagcgaggcccattgatcccggttcgtcccaccaaccggggccaaagaggccagacgaaccgggaccaatgcccccacgaggcccgacaggccccctggcctcacgaaccgggaccaatgggcccgtgggtcccggttcgtgactgaaccgggactaatgggcttatctggcccgaacgtaagccctgttttctactagtgacacgaGATGGAGGCTCCGGAGCCACCTGCTCAGGAGCCTCGGTCGGG from Triticum aestivum cultivar Chinese Spring chromosome 3B, IWGSC CS RefSeq v2.1, whole genome shotgun sequence includes these protein-coding regions:
- the LOC123072368 gene encoding uncharacterized protein, yielding MGSIMKLYYEWEIQVLVLLSFMLQMFLFFAGSLRRRSVNSFLRFFTWIAYLGADLVAVYTLGYLSRHEDVTAGLSFFWAPFLLIHLGGQDTITALAMEDNKLWLRHLLTLFMQVVLALYVFWKSIHKHGVELLVSDIFVFAAGIIKYGERVWSLKCGSFETLEGSTGEQYKQQVPSEVAEDPYSQIVCAVLHRMPRVFRIFTARSGDSGNIIQEAPSNWVKRMRLELGMMYDDLYTKSCVLRTRSGIILRCISQVSVLVAFVLFLTSDKRRYNRADIAITWSLFVGCFSLEVCAMFTLIMSPWSWAWLKMRRCSMLAKLSWFLLCSGIGWPERKPYLNSIGQYNFHRWLDAGSDQPRSYSRRAMTTVIKSLVNLVGVKEDKMLFWMSRLLDTEHVEADKETMECVVKGITDFDAEINRDPRQWPKLGGIVQELQDIREDFGGKVALVHFITEAHLRKYPLHPPSDMETDTGTSCSVLVEVCRKLSNYMAYLLVTHPLLLPLNESALYTLEKMAHLFPHLIDEQQDSEGFFNIEPSMETLQELVDIWTKLLIYAATKSRPELHAAHLARGGELITFAWLFLSHNFLGDSEVIKVQLTNANQRGTIAYVFGNPAPR